A single genomic interval of Drosophila virilis strain 15010-1051.87 chromosome 2, Dvir_AGI_RSII-ME, whole genome shotgun sequence harbors:
- the LOC6630903 gene encoding uncharacterized protein isoform X2: MFTKTETYDKCSAIASAELNVNDSNSTDLQDQAANNSNSSLLHSIDEHYICDIAMMSIAEEVGQMTAQALLSSADQPLVSTISNGNELEIDRQEEEQAISQLVRSSNGGALMEPGSHNSGSMRVVLGILVRLVLPLANGVARGIKGIRDVRVLQVLQNLASSRQALTNLVAFAANTISLNLSSVQVSNRLGPLLNLLKLRKSQDGLESLPDTLSTHTPTTPITSTPPNTPTTPSPPLQGPPTYSLQSSSASCCTLNILAAPPAGTPIRADIVLVHGLHGSLLNTWRQGLWQNERHPVEFDRPPRPPVRPPKRPRHSRSAAIHPAPREKRAKFASCNRLLDTEATFDDAAWQQATLQQTTEPKAFSASDNDDDAEDYAYVCGDPEDIQICEGIEYSFPTFRLRMHDNSHLLQVELESMLQAEGNNSPNMDTAQASAPRKTASKSKKKPSANDPNYSNCWPGDWLPLDCPGVRVIAVNYTTDQYLWRPLWKTKEPRSSLIQRSREMAELLMQHRVGHGHPIIYVGHSKGGLFIKQLIVDAWESGRPAMRPLWRSARGCFFYSVPHRGSHLASIKAPLLTRSVELLEIEKNNKYLLDLHRRFAGLYHLGHLKIEVFSFVETALTLMSVLYLRIVGVDSADPGFGEVCGIRLDHREICKPRSRECILYKELVKMIRKVC; encoded by the exons ATGTTTACCAAGACCGAAACCTATGACAAATGCAGTGCAATAGCCAGCGCGgaattaaatgtaaatgacAGTAACAGCACAGATCTTCAAGACCAGGcggccaacaacagcaacagctcatTACTGCACTCAATCGATGAGCATTACATTTGTGACATAGCCATGATGAGCATCGCCGAGGAAGTTGGCCAGATGACGGCCCAGGCCTTGCTGTCAAGCGCAGATCAGCCGCTTGTGAGCACAATCAGCAATGGCAACGAGCTGGAAATTGATCGccaggaggaggagcaggcGATAAGCCAGCTGGTGCGCTCGTCCAACGGCGGCGCTCTAATGGAACC GGGCAGccacaacagcggcagcatgCGTGTTGTCCTGGGTATACTGGTGCGTCTGGTGCTGCCGCTGGCGAATGGTGTCGCCCGCGGCATTAAGGGCATTCGGGATGTACGCGTGCTGCAGGTGCTGCAGAATCTGGCCTCTAGTCGCCAGGCGCTGACCAATCTGGTGGCCTTTGCCGCGAACACCATATCGCTGAATCTATCCTCCGTTCAGG TTTCCAATCGTCTGGGGCCTTTGCTCAATTTGCTCAAGTTGCGCAAGTCCCAAGATGGCTTGGAAAGTCTGCCCGATACGTTGAGCACACATACACCGACCACGCCCATAACTTCCACACCACCCAATACGCCCACAACGCCCAGCCCACCGTTGCAGGGACCGCCAACTTACAGTCTTCAGAGCTCAAGCGCCAGCTGTTGCACCCTCAACATACTTGCCGCACCGCCGGCGGGCACACCCATACGCGCGGACATTGTGCTTGTGCATGGTCTGCACGGTTCGTTGTTAAACACATGGCGGCAGGGCCTGTGGCAAAACGAGCGCCATCCGGTGGAGTTTGATCGACCGCCCCGGCCACCTGTGCGTCCACCGAAGCGTCCACGCCATTCACGCAGCGCCGCCATACATCCTGCGCCGCGCGAGAAACGCGCCAAGTTTGCCTCCTGCAATCGCCTCCTGGACACAGAGGCAACGTTTGATGACGCTGCCTGGCAGCAGGCAACGCTGCAACAGACAACTGAGCCAAAGGCGTTTAGTGCTTCCGACAATGATGATGACGCCGAAGA TTACGCGTATGTTTGTGGTGATCCAGAGGATATACAAATCTGTGAGGGCATCGAGTACAGCTTCCCAACATTCCGTCTGCGCATGCATGACAACAGCCATCTGCTGCAGGTCGAGCTGGAGTCCATGCTGCAGGCCGAAGGCAATAATAGTCCCAACATGGACACCGCACAGGCCTCTGCGCCGCGCAAGACGgccagcaaaagcaaaaagaaaccTTCTGCCAATGATCCGAACTACTCCAACTGCTGGCCCGGCGACTGGCTGCCATTGGACTGTCCGGGTGTAAGAGTCATAGCTGTCAACTATACAACTGACCAGTATCTGTGGCGACCGCTTTGGAAGACCAAGGAGCCACGCTCCAGCCTCATTCAGCGCTCGCGCGAAATGGCCGAGCTGCTTATGCAACATCGCGTTGGCCACGGCCATCCCATCATTTACGTAGGCCACTCCAAGGGCGGCCTTTTTATCAAGCAGCTAATTGTGGATGCCTGGGAGAGCGGGCGTCCCGCTATGCGACCACTCTGGCGATCTGCTCGCGGCTGTTTCTTCTACTCGGTGCCGCATCGCGGCTCCCATTTGGCCTCCATTAAGGCGCCGCTGCTGACGCGCTCCGTGGAGCTGCTGGAAATAGAAAAAA ATAACAAATATCTGCTGGATCTGCATCGGCGGTTTGCGGGCCTCTATCACTTGGGTCATCTAAAGATCGAGGTATTCAGTTTTGTGGAGACAGCTCTGACGCTCATGTCGGTGCTGTATTTACGCATTGTGGGCGTAGATTCAGCCG ATCCAGGTTTTGGTGAAGTGTGCGGCATAAGGCTGGATCATCGCGAGATCTGTAAGCCGCGCAGCCGGGAATGCATTCTGTACAAGGAGCTTGTGAAAATGATAAGAAAGGTGTGCTGA
- the LOC6630757 gene encoding transmembrane protein 26: MAKIISTIKAILTRIIFSAHSLLAIWQVTTFKKDIIYWTLCGPLLLLLLEGIFTIMIKKTQEWRWFCPSVFLYLSSIVPAIWLLELDKIERRLLLMNASLANANASIGINDSSLAGTTSSSTSHSTTSTNSSAIAPVADLLDDAGITLPVISPDTWTTLIEQFLMLILIVGRWLLPKGDLTRDQLSQLLLVYIGTAADIIEFFDSYKDDSIARIGFLVFLTLGIWSWSLMQFTIVLSATRGRRPRGSGSHHKEDQTDCCQNCCCGIDVWGIVLNVILQDAPFLTFRLLIIFQYKIINYMNVFFTCKNSLVIILQLYRLYVVNAEFWKNRRESRMAKARQYQSRRRVHDADQNSIYMISNERGGEVKKKIKKAKDRDCVEPEASYSKKKRDKKGKKKRKRKDTGYSTASSQNLYSTKASNKDKKGKKSKRICSSSPSDCDPMNIKKQKRAKNAEKADKKKSRKIEAVIEESSSSTSSSSDSSNSTLPSYEVIDEKKSRRRKHGHSSDSSSSSSSSDSSSSSS; encoded by the exons ATGGCCAAAATAATATCAACGATTAAGGCCATTCTAACGCGCATTATATTCAGCGCCCACAGCCTGCTGGCCATTTGGCAGGTGACCACATTCAAGAAGGATATCATCTATTGGACGCTATGCgggccactgctgctgctgctgctcgaggGCATCTTTACCATCATGATCAAGAAGACGCAGGAATGGCGCTG GTTCTGCCCTTCGGTTTTTCTGTATCTGAGCAGCATTGTGCCGGCCATTTGGCTACTCGAACTGGATAAGATTGAGCGgcgcctgctgctgatgaATGCCTCGCTAGCCAATGCAAATGCCAGCATTGGCATCAATGACAGCAGCCTCGCCGGCACCACCAGCTCCAGCACCAGCcacagcaccaccagcacaaACAGCAGCGCCATTGCGCCAGTGGCCGATCTGCTGGATGATGCTGGGATCACTTTGCCCGTCATAAGCCCCGACACTTGGACGACGCTCATTGAACAGTTTCTCATGCTAATCCTGATTGTGGGCCGCTGGCTGCTGCCCAAGGGAGACCTAACACGCGACCAGCTcagccagctgctgttggTCTACATTGGCACGGCGGCCGATATCATTGAGTTTTTTGACTCCTACAAAGATGATTCCATAGCACGCATTGGATTCCTGGTCTTTCTCACATTGGGCATTTGGTCCTGGAGTCTCATGCAGTTTACCATAGTGCTGTCGGCCACAAGGGGCAGACGACCACGAGGCAGTGGCTCTCATCACAAGGAGGA CCAGACGGATTGCTGCCAGAACTGTTGTTGTGGCATCGATGTGTGGG GCATAGTGCTAAACGTAATTCTGCAGGATGCGCCGTTTCTCACATTTCGTCTATTGATTATATTTCAATACAAGATTATCAACTACATGAACGTATTTTTCACAT GCAAGAACTCCTTGGTCATTATACTGCAATTATACCGCCTGTATGTGGTCAATGCGGAGTTCTGGAAGAATCGACGCGAGAGTCGCATGGCCAAGGCGCGTCAGTATCAGTCGCGTCGGCGGGTTCACGACGCGGACCAGAAcagcatctatatgatatcgAATGAGCGTGGCGGGGAGGTCAAAAAGAAGATTAAGAA AGCCAAGGATAGAGACTGCGTTGAACCAGAAGCCAGCTACAGCAAAAAGAAGCGCGACAAAAAGGGCAA AAAAAAGCGTAAGCGCAAGGATACGGGCTACTCCACTGCCAGCTCACAGAATCTGTACTCGACCAAGGCTAGTAACAAGGACAAAAAGGGCAAGAAGTCAAAGCGCATCTGCAGCAGCTCGCCCAGCGACTGCGATCCCATGAACATTAAAAAACAGAAACGAGCCAAAAATGCTGAAAAGGCTGACAAAAA aaaatcaagaaaaatTGAGGCAGTTATTGAGGAGTCAAGCAGctccaccagcagcagctcggaCTCCAGCAACTCCACATTGCCCAGCTATGAGGTTATAGATGAGAAGAAGTCGCGACGCCGCAAGCATGGGCACAGCAGcgactccagctccagctccagcagctCGGACTCGTCCTCATCATCGTCTTGA
- the LOC6630756 gene encoding ribosomal RNA processing protein 36 homolog, whose protein sequence is MASSSESSAASDHEESSEDETRGVIREDLKNMTLEEIMQLKEELGAKVYKEAVLGNKRVKEKQPKTKLDLKRLNKNRPREISAKRQVPFLGAELRVERKKEDVLRDPRFDESSGTYNIDTFKQNYKFITKIRDKEVGQLQKQLDNVRDDEEKQKIKHTMQRLVNKNVEDKRWHIKQNLLKKERQEIQKAYEEGRQPHYLTKKERRARELVAQFELLKDSGKLNKHLEKRRKKNAAKDRKRISIE, encoded by the exons ATGGCATCTTCAAGCGAGTCTTCGGCAGCGTCAGACCACGAGGAGAGTAGCGAGGACGAGACACGG GGTGTGATTCGCGAGGATCTAAAGAACATGACCCTTGAAGAGATAATGCAGCTCAAGGAAGAACTGGGCGCAAAGGTCTACAAGGAGGCGGTGCTAGGCAACAAAAGAGTCAAAGAAAaacagccaaaaacaaaattagatCTCAAACGCTTGAATAAGAATCGACCTAGGGAAATAAGTGCAAAGCGGCAGGTGCCCTTCTTGGGCGCGGAGCTGCGTGTGGAGCGTAAAAAAGAGGACGTGCTCCGAGATCCACGTTTCGACGAAAGCTCCGGCACCTATAACATTGATACGTTCAAGCAAAACTACAAATTCATCACGAAAATACGCGACAAAGAAGTGGGCCAACTGCAGAAACAGCTGGACAATGTGCGGGATGACGAggaaaaacagaaaatcaaGCACACTATGCAAAGGCTCGTTAATAAAAACGTGGAGGACAAAAGGTGGCATATCAAGCAAAACTTATTGAAGAAGGAACGCCAAGAGATACAAAAAGCGTACGAAGAGGGTCGCCAGCCGCACTATTTGACCAAGA AGGAAAGGCGTGCCAGAGAATTGGTTGCTCAATTCGAACTATTGAAAGATAGTGGAAAACTGAACAAACATCTGGAGAAACGACGCAAAAAGAACGCCGCAAAGGATCGCAAGAGAATTAGCATAGAATAG
- the LOC6630903 gene encoding uncharacterized protein isoform X1: MFTKTETYDKCSAIASAELNVNDSNSTDLQDQAANNSNSSLLHSIDEHYICDIAMMSIAEEVGQMTAQALLSSADQPLVSTISNGNELEIDRQEEEQAISQLVRSSNGGALMEPGSHNSGSMRVVLGILVRLVLPLANGVARGIKGIRDVRVLQVLQNLASSRQALTNLVAFAANTISLNLSSVQAFYIKCLSLYPQSLSLPVSNRLGPLLNLLKLRKSQDGLESLPDTLSTHTPTTPITSTPPNTPTTPSPPLQGPPTYSLQSSSASCCTLNILAAPPAGTPIRADIVLVHGLHGSLLNTWRQGLWQNERHPVEFDRPPRPPVRPPKRPRHSRSAAIHPAPREKRAKFASCNRLLDTEATFDDAAWQQATLQQTTEPKAFSASDNDDDAEDYAYVCGDPEDIQICEGIEYSFPTFRLRMHDNSHLLQVELESMLQAEGNNSPNMDTAQASAPRKTASKSKKKPSANDPNYSNCWPGDWLPLDCPGVRVIAVNYTTDQYLWRPLWKTKEPRSSLIQRSREMAELLMQHRVGHGHPIIYVGHSKGGLFIKQLIVDAWESGRPAMRPLWRSARGCFFYSVPHRGSHLASIKAPLLTRSVELLEIEKNNKYLLDLHRRFAGLYHLGHLKIEVFSFVETALTLMSVLYLRIVGVDSADPGFGEVCGIRLDHREICKPRSRECILYKELVKMIRKVC; this comes from the exons ATGTTTACCAAGACCGAAACCTATGACAAATGCAGTGCAATAGCCAGCGCGgaattaaatgtaaatgacAGTAACAGCACAGATCTTCAAGACCAGGcggccaacaacagcaacagctcatTACTGCACTCAATCGATGAGCATTACATTTGTGACATAGCCATGATGAGCATCGCCGAGGAAGTTGGCCAGATGACGGCCCAGGCCTTGCTGTCAAGCGCAGATCAGCCGCTTGTGAGCACAATCAGCAATGGCAACGAGCTGGAAATTGATCGccaggaggaggagcaggcGATAAGCCAGCTGGTGCGCTCGTCCAACGGCGGCGCTCTAATGGAACC GGGCAGccacaacagcggcagcatgCGTGTTGTCCTGGGTATACTGGTGCGTCTGGTGCTGCCGCTGGCGAATGGTGTCGCCCGCGGCATTAAGGGCATTCGGGATGTACGCGTGCTGCAGGTGCTGCAGAATCTGGCCTCTAGTCGCCAGGCGCTGACCAATCTGGTGGCCTTTGCCGCGAACACCATATCGCTGAATCTATCCTCCGTTCAGG CTTTTTATATCAAATGCTTATCGCTCTATCCGCAATCTCTCTCATTACCAGTTTCCAATCGTCTGGGGCCTTTGCTCAATTTGCTCAAGTTGCGCAAGTCCCAAGATGGCTTGGAAAGTCTGCCCGATACGTTGAGCACACATACACCGACCACGCCCATAACTTCCACACCACCCAATACGCCCACAACGCCCAGCCCACCGTTGCAGGGACCGCCAACTTACAGTCTTCAGAGCTCAAGCGCCAGCTGTTGCACCCTCAACATACTTGCCGCACCGCCGGCGGGCACACCCATACGCGCGGACATTGTGCTTGTGCATGGTCTGCACGGTTCGTTGTTAAACACATGGCGGCAGGGCCTGTGGCAAAACGAGCGCCATCCGGTGGAGTTTGATCGACCGCCCCGGCCACCTGTGCGTCCACCGAAGCGTCCACGCCATTCACGCAGCGCCGCCATACATCCTGCGCCGCGCGAGAAACGCGCCAAGTTTGCCTCCTGCAATCGCCTCCTGGACACAGAGGCAACGTTTGATGACGCTGCCTGGCAGCAGGCAACGCTGCAACAGACAACTGAGCCAAAGGCGTTTAGTGCTTCCGACAATGATGATGACGCCGAAGA TTACGCGTATGTTTGTGGTGATCCAGAGGATATACAAATCTGTGAGGGCATCGAGTACAGCTTCCCAACATTCCGTCTGCGCATGCATGACAACAGCCATCTGCTGCAGGTCGAGCTGGAGTCCATGCTGCAGGCCGAAGGCAATAATAGTCCCAACATGGACACCGCACAGGCCTCTGCGCCGCGCAAGACGgccagcaaaagcaaaaagaaaccTTCTGCCAATGATCCGAACTACTCCAACTGCTGGCCCGGCGACTGGCTGCCATTGGACTGTCCGGGTGTAAGAGTCATAGCTGTCAACTATACAACTGACCAGTATCTGTGGCGACCGCTTTGGAAGACCAAGGAGCCACGCTCCAGCCTCATTCAGCGCTCGCGCGAAATGGCCGAGCTGCTTATGCAACATCGCGTTGGCCACGGCCATCCCATCATTTACGTAGGCCACTCCAAGGGCGGCCTTTTTATCAAGCAGCTAATTGTGGATGCCTGGGAGAGCGGGCGTCCCGCTATGCGACCACTCTGGCGATCTGCTCGCGGCTGTTTCTTCTACTCGGTGCCGCATCGCGGCTCCCATTTGGCCTCCATTAAGGCGCCGCTGCTGACGCGCTCCGTGGAGCTGCTGGAAATAGAAAAAA ATAACAAATATCTGCTGGATCTGCATCGGCGGTTTGCGGGCCTCTATCACTTGGGTCATCTAAAGATCGAGGTATTCAGTTTTGTGGAGACAGCTCTGACGCTCATGTCGGTGCTGTATTTACGCATTGTGGGCGTAGATTCAGCCG ATCCAGGTTTTGGTGAAGTGTGCGGCATAAGGCTGGATCATCGCGAGATCTGTAAGCCGCGCAGCCGGGAATGCATTCTGTACAAGGAGCTTGTGAAAATGATAAGAAAGGTGTGCTGA
- the plum gene encoding uncharacterized protein plum, with protein sequence MFLFYNRRIFVIIIIEILLLLLSDDNGQPTLTKLPTTVAAATQSKNSTILKPYLQIKKHAVTRLAITNPHATYLLQCNPIIYPYDYYQDGLPIYCSWYRNDEAIEHLTIRKNEFFIYKNGTLRLPPNERANGVYHCLIESDEMKVISDSITVEYPVLKRLIVGQQQSANISGLEQRPLVLSCPFFSVPAARVSWYFGNESLANDSSAFVLSNGTLVLRQLRLEQAGRYKCVAQNQYASRSHRQFVWQVRVEPHDSGLLGATATQLLPAFQNATLYVPTGGTLRLQCHAVEEYVPIEWWLQHPNNSLSQLSNNSMTLEISNVSMARHEGYFMCTTPTDRQTFRVVVTVPPRIVSTLPVELGFISLSTTLRCRAEGNPRPSLSWYHNGAPLNSSYTRYISGNELHIHSFDPEEGGIYQCFARNVAGEDSVTGEMRFKRQTEEPNPLQNIRCYPHSFHTINVTFDSRTLESMFVVHIVRSNPHQWSSFAPMKLNHTSFVVISTGLPIYRPFALITRFLLPTSEVLSGSIVPQQMMISSLRSPAVVCCTQGLLLRLVHLGNDTFVKWSQAELDNKKYFILQFSINHTHPHPAQLLDGPLHGTVTSVEEKADEVRRQLTIIRPLNQSAAATVLRNAEHEVLDNEVDDVTLEMEEDIFSLVVDANVTGLLLQHFSRIKMRVLIITSENEFLAQDFRYVQWKIIENGTSDQSNMSFRLITVESRMLAFQFLDSLNDTCVYECHLHVQLSLRKQEPKCKERTIVNSMLLVSGLSANERYNFHFYNCKPQIFYGEMDVQTLPDPPGTISNSGLVKHNGLKLVWEPPEHPNGRVHHYNILWTLGNVTHEANVLECRTCSYKFPNVSETDKIHVAVRVVGETGVGAPMFFDLVNHHHHILETVENNSNHEVYSGIAIGSLLSTLCVFCFALFIIFQRRRFKARAQGPTHLTTPTDINFGNLSSASGMPGDSAGGLSGSTLQQDCHEMQTLIPRSRYHIELLPEHTLEYQTSTATAGSTLPNGNGNGPTSRRVEQEAQLELSIAGVHNLSQLPLCANSPERKTVQDAMLQEAKAFFIPYRHTPPNAVALQAAGNTNSNANHKQTTSKNSDGGLEVVVPPNSLPLVATVPGLGNVGSRRSGSLSSSSASSSSSGSKKQFHTNFARHSNSNDGICLLAEEESAATLTPTSEHEYAGVSLTNGFKLPADMTKQMPSKSKYSNNNNSSNCSGSSSSSSSKNKKKPTVVQLKDRQQQQPPPPQQQQQQQQHPHSSIVPANGPQTQSVAVNSKKTTAMAKQAWPASTALHRRTQVDPNG encoded by the exons ttgctgccgccACACAATCGAAAAACTCAACAATATTGAAGCCGTATCTACAGATCAAGAAGCACGCCGTCACAAGGCTGGCCATAACCAATCCACATGCAACCTATTTACTGCAATGCAATCCCATCATATATCCCTATGACTACTATCAGG ACGGCCTTCCTATATACTGCAGCTGGTACCGCAACGATGAGGCCATTGAACACCTGACCATACGCAAGAATGAGTTCTTCATTTATAAGAATGGAACGCTGCGTCTGCCGCCCAATGAGCGCGCCAACGGCGTTTATCACTGTCTAATTGAGTCGGATGAGATGAAAGTCATATCCGACAGCATCACGGTCGAATATCCAG TCCTGAAACGTTTGATtgttggccagcagcagagtGCCAACATAAGCGGTCTGGAGCAGCGGCCACTAGTGCTCAGCTGTCCCTTTTTCAGCGTGCCCGCCGCGCGCGTCTCCTGGTACTTTGGCAACGAGTCCCTGGCGAATGACAGCAG CGCTTTTGTTCTAAGCAACGGCACGCTTGTACTGCGACAACTGCGACTGGAACAGGCTGGCAGATACAA ATGCGTGGCCCAGAACCAGTATGCCAGCAGGAGCCACCGTCAGTTCGTGTGGCAGGTGCGTGTCGAGCCGCACGACAGCGGGCTGCTGGGTGCGACGGCAACGCAACTGCTGCCCGCCTTCCAGAATGCCACACTGTATGTGCCCACTGGTGGCACATTGCGGCTGCAGTGTCACGCCGTGGAGGAGTATGTGCCCATCGAATGGTGGCTGCAGCATCCGAACAACTCCTTGTCCCAGctgagcaacaacagcatgaCGCTGGAAATATCGAATGTCAGCATGGCCCGGCATGAGGGCTACTTCATGTGCACCACCCCCACCGACAGGCAAACGTTCCGTGTCGTGGTTACCGTACCGCCGAGAATAGTTAGCACGCTGCCCGTGGAGCTGGGTTTTATCAGTCTGTCGACTACGCTTAGGTGTCGCGCCGAGGGTAATCCACGGCCCAGTCTAAGCTGGTACCACAATGGAGCACCGCTCAACAGTTCCTACACGCGCTACATCAGCGGCAACGAGCTGCACATACACTCATTCGATCCGGAGGAAGGTGGCATATATCAGTGTTTTGCGCGCAACGTGGCTGGCGAGGATTCAGTCACCGGCGAGATGCGCTTCAAGCGCCAGACAGAAGAGCCGAATCCTCTACAGAATATACGCTGCTATCCGCACAGCTTTCACACCATCAATGTCACCTTTGACAGCCGCACCTTGGAG TCCATGTTCGTGGTGCACATTGTGCGCAGCAATCCGCATCAGTGGAGCTCGTTTGCGCCCATGAAACTTAATCATACCTCGTTTGTGGTGATCTCAACCGGCCTGCCCATCTATCGTCCCTTTGCGCTGATCACGCGCTTTCTCCTGCCCACCTCGGAGGTGCTTTCCGGCAGCATAGTGCCGCAGCAGATGATGATTAGTTCGCTCCGAAGTCCAGCCGTCGTTTGCTGCACCCAAGGCT tgctgctgcggctggtgCATCTGGGGAATGATACCTTTGTAAAGTGGTCACAGGCGGAGTTGGACAACAAAAAGTACTTCATACTGCAGTTCTCCATCAATCACACTCATCCGCATCCCGCCCAGTTGCTGGACGGACCACTCCATGGCACTGTTACGTCCGTGGAGGAGAAGGCGGACGAGGTGCGTCGCCAGCTAACCATCATACGGCCCCTCAATCAGTCAGCTGCTGCCACAGTGCTGCGCAATGCGGAGCATGAGGTGCTGGACAACGAGGTGGACGATGTTACGCTCGAAATGGAGGAGGACATCTTTAGCTTGGTGGTTGACGCCAATGTCACAGGTCTGCTTTTGCAGCATTTTAGTCGCATCAAGATGCGCGTCCTAATCATCACCAGCGAGAACGAGTTTCTCGCCCAGGACTTTCGCTATGTACAGTGGAAGATT ATCGAGAACGGCACATCCGATCAGTCGAACATGTCCTTTCGTCTGATTACCGTGGAGTCGCGCATGCTGGCCTTTCAGTTCTTGGACAGCCTCAACGACACCTGCGTCTACGAGTGTCATCTGCACGTCCAGTTGTCGCTGCGCAAACAGGAGCCCAAATGCAAGGAGCGCACCATTGTCAACTCGATGCTGCTTGTCAGCGGCCTCAGCGCCAATGAGCGCTACAATTTCCATTTTTACAATTGCAAGCCACAAATCTTCTACGGCGAAATGGATGTGCAGACACTGCCCGACC CACCCGGCACCATCAGCAATTCAGGTCTGGTTAAGCACAACGGGCTCAAGCTCGTGTGGGAGCCACCAGAGCATCCCAATGGACGTGTCCATCACTATAATATACTCTGGACCTTGGGCAATGTTACGCACGAAGCAAATGTACTCGAGTGTCGCACCTGCTCCTATAAG TTTCCCAACGTTTCGGAAACGGACAAGATTCATGTGGCCGTGCGCGTAGTTGGTGAAACGGGCGTCGGAGCACCCATGTTCTTTGACCTGGtcaatcatcatcatcatattTTAGAAACGGTGGAGAACAACTCGAATCATGAGGTTTACAGCGGCATCGCCATCGGCTCACTGCTGTCCACTCTttgcgttttttgttttgcgctgTTCATCATATTCCAGAGACGCCGGTTTAAGGCACGCGCCCAGGGCCCCACGCATTTGACCACACCGACGGACATCAATTTCGGGAATCTGAGCAGTGCCTCGGGCATGCCCGGCGACAGTGCTGGCGGGCTTAGCGGCAGCACACTGCAGCAGGACTGTCACGAGATGCAAACACTGATACCACGCTCGCGCTATCACATCGAGCTGCTGCCAGAGCACACGCTGGAGTATCAGACAAGCACAGCGACTGCCGGCTCAACGTTGCCCAATGGCAATGGAAACGGTCCGACATCGCGGCGTGTCGAGCAGGAGGCACAGCTGGAGCTGAGCATTGCGGGCGTACACAATCTGTCACAGTTACCCCTCTGCGCCAATTCGCCGGAGCGCAAAACCGTGCAGGATGCCATGCTCCAGGAGGCGAAGGCCTTCTTTATACCCTATCGCCATACGCCGCCCAACGCAGTGGCCCTGCAGGCAGCCGGCAACACCAACTCCAATGCCAATCACAAGCAAACTACCTCCAAGAACAGCGATGGTGGCCTGGAGGTGGTTGTGCCGCCCAACTCGCTGCCGCTGGTGGCCACAGTGCCGGGCTTGGGCAATGTGGGCAGCCGACGCAGCGGCAgcctgagcagcagcagcgccagcagcagcagcagcggtagcAAAAAGCAATTCCATACAAATTTTGCGCGACACTCGAATTCCAATGATGGCATCTGCCTGCTGGCTGAAGAGGAGTCGGCGGCGACGCTGACGCCAACATCGGAGCACGAGTACGCGGGTGTTAGTCTCACCAATGGTTTCAAGCTGCCAGCCGACATGACAAAGCAAATGCCAAGTAAAAGCaaatacagcaacaacaacaatagtagcaactgcagcggcagcagcagcagcagcagcagcaaaaacaagaagaagccAACTGTTGTCCAGCTAAAGGatcgccaacagcagcagccgccgccgccgcagcagcagcagcagcagcagcagcatccgcATTCATCCATAGTTCCTGCCAACGGGCCACAGACGCAATCTGTGGCCGTTAATAGCAAAAAGACGACGGCAATGGCCAAACAGGCGTGGCCTGCGTCCACGGCTCTGCATCGTCGTACCCAAGTCGATCCAAATGGCTGA
- the mRpL11 gene encoding large ribosomal subunit protein uL11m has product MSKAAGKLKSLKKTVERVTHTTKLRTNIPAGMAAAGPPLGPMLGQRAINIAAFCKDFNAKTAEMKEGVPLPCRISMNSDRSYDLVIHHPPATFFLKQAAGIQRGTMTPGHEVAGMITLKHLYEIAAIKIQDPPNALLTMQQMCEMLISIARTCGIKVVRDLDPTEYAQFLEERKVIVEDQRRELQEKREAKMLRTG; this is encoded by the exons atgtcaaaagcGGCGGGTAAATTAAAATCTCTGAAGAAGACAGTGGAGCGCGTGACGCATACGACGAAACTAAGAACAAATATTCCCGCCGGCATGGCAGCAGCGGGCCCACCGTTGGGTCCCATGCTAGGCCAG cgTGCCATCAATATAGCCGCCTTTTGTAAAGACTTCAATGCGAAAACAGCGGAAATGAAGGAGGGCGTACCCCTGCCATGCCGGATCTCAATGAACAGCGATCGCAGCTACGACTTGGTCATACATCATCCACctgcaacattttttcttAAGCAAGCCGCGGGCATCCAGCGGGGCACAATGACACCGGGTCATGAGGTGGCCGGCATGATTACCCTAAAGCATTTGTATGAAATTGCGGCAATCAAGATACAAGATCCGCCTAATGCGTTGCTTACCATGCAG caaatgtgtgaaatgctCATTAGCATTGCACGGACATGCGGCATCAAAGTGGTGCGCGATCTGGATCCCACGGAATATGCCCAATTTCTGGAGGAGCGCAAAGTTATTGTCGAGGACCAGCGACGCGAGCTGCAGGAAAAACGCGAGGCTAAGATGCTGCGAACGGGctaa